From Xanthomonas citri pv. mangiferaeindicae:
AGTGCGCAGCGATGGAAGGCCTGGTCGAAGAAAGCAAGGAAGTCATCGACTCGATCGACAAGGGCCCGCTGCGCGACGCTGCGCTGATCGGTGGTGCACAGAAGGTCGAGCACTACGAGATCGCGTCCTACGGCACGCTGTGTGCGCTCGCCAAGCAGCTCGGCTACACCGACGCGGTCAAGCTGCTGCAGGAGACGCTGGCCGAGGAAAAGGCCACCGACGAGAAGCTGACGCTGCTGGCCGAACAGGGCGGCAACCAGGCTGCGGCCGAGAACGCCTGATCGCGGAGACGGGCCGGGCGCAACGCCCGGCCCGATGCGGCGCGTGCTTCGATGCACGCGCCACCGCAGGCCTGACGACCGAAGCGTCCGATCAGGCGCCCGAATTGCCCGGAGATTTGTCAGGAGGGGCGGCAGCAGCTGCCACAAGCCATGGATTCATGGCGCGCCCGACAGGAATCGAACCTGTAACCCCCGACTTAGAAGGTCGGTGCTCTATCCGGTTGAGCTACGGGCGCCCGCGGGACACGCTGCGACCGGGCTCGCCGGGTGGTCGGGGTAGAGGGATTCGAACCCCCGACATCCTGCTCCCAAAGCAGGCGCGCTACCAGACTGCGCTATACCCCGCCGGAATCGAGCGGTCGAATCGCCCGCCGGAAGGCCGGAGGACCCCGGCATTGTCGGAAGGCGCAGCCGCGCTGTCAACGCGCCACCCAAGCGCCGCGGTGTATCCTGCCCGGCGATCCGAACATGAACCATCAGGGGCTTACTCGATGCGCAGCGGCAATCCCACGCTTCAGGAATCCACGTTCCTCGACCTCGCCAGCGGCAGCGTCGTCACCCGCGACGGGGAGGCGATGACGCTCAACGGCACGGTCAACAAGACCGGGCTGCTGCTCCTGCTCGCCGTCCTGACGGCCGCCTTCGCCTGGACGCAGGCCGTGGGCCCGGATGGCACGCCGACGGCCAGCTTTGGGCTGTACGCCTGGGGCGGCGCGATCGGCGGCCTGATCCTGGCGCTGGTCACGGTGTTCAAGAAGACCTGGGCGCCGGTCACCGCGCCGATGTATGCACTGGTCGAGGGGTGCTTTCTCGGCGCGATCTCGGCGATGTTCGAGGCACGCTTCCCGGGCATCGTGATGCAGGCAGTGATGCTGACTTTCGGCACGCTGTTCGCGCTGCTGGCGGTGTATCGCAGTGGTCTGATCAAGGCGACCGAGAACTTCAAGCTCGGTGTGGCGGCCGCCACTGGCGGCATCGCGCTGGTCTACCTGGTGACGATCGTGCTGAGGCTGTTCAACATCGAGGTGCCGCTGATCCACGACTCCGGCCTGATCGGCATCGGTTTCAGCCTGTTCGTGGTCGTGATCGCAGCGCTGAACCTGGTGCTGGATTTCGACTTCATCGAGACCGGTGTCGAGCACGGGGCGCCGAAGTACATGGAGTGGTACGGCGCATTCGGCCTGATGGTCACGCTGGTGTGGCTGTACGTCGAGTTCCTGCGCCTGCTGGCGAAGCTGCAGTCGCGCGACTGAGCCGCCGCGCCGGGATCGCATCCTCGCAACGCCGGATACAACAAGGGCGCCGAATGGCGCCCTTGTCGTGTGAACTGGCCGGAGGCCTCAGAGGCGCGAGGCGATCGCCTGCGCGAAGCCCATCGTGGTGCCGGTGCCGCCCAGGTCCGGGGTCACACCGTCCTTGGCATCGAGCGTGGCGACAATCGCGCCGCGCAGCCGCTGCGCCTGCTCGGGCAGGGCCAGGTGATCGAGCATCTGCGCGGCGGCCAGCAGCAGCGCACAGGGATTGGCCACGCCCTTGCCGGCGATGTCCGGCGCCGAGCCGTGCACGGCCTCGAAGATCGCCGCGTCCTTGCCGATGTTGGCACCCGGGGCCAAGCCCAGGCCGCCGACCAGACCGGCGCACAGGTCGGAGATGATGTCGCCGAACAGATTCGTGGTCACGATGATGTCGAACTGCTCGGGGCGCATCACCAGCTGCATGCAGGTGTTGTCGACGATCATCTCGTTGGCCTCGATCTCCGGATAGTCGGCCGCGACCTCGCGGGCGACCTTCAGGAACAGACCCGAGGTGCTCTTGAGGATGTTGGCCTTGTGGACGATCGTGACCTTCTTGCGGCCGGTCTTGCGCGCCAGGTCGAACGCGTAGCGCACGATGCGCTCCGAGCCCTTGCGGGTGATGCGGGTGATCGACACCGCGGTCTCGCCGTCGGCCGACACTTCCTGGCCTTCGCTGATGTAAGACCCTTCGGTGTTCTCGCGGATCGTGATCAGGTCGACGCCGCTGGCAAAGCGCGAGCGGGTGTTGGGGAACGAGGTCGCCGGGCGGACGTTGGCGTAGAGATCGAACTGGCGACGCAGTTCGACGTTGATCGAGCTGAAGCCGCCGCCCACCGGCGTGGTCAGCGGGCTCTTGAGCGCGACCGCGTTGCGGCGGATCGATTCGAGCGTCGCGGCCGGCAGCAGTTCGCCGTGCTTGTCGAGCGCCATCAGGCCGGCGTCGGCGTCCTCGTACTTGAGCCCCAGCTGCATCGCGTCAAGCACGTGCAGCGTGGCATCCATGATTTCCGGGCCGATACCGTCGCCGCGGATAACCGTAATCGTGTGCGTCATGTCGGGGGGAGGTCCCTGCGCAGGGGACACCGCGCTGCGCGCGGCGCCAGGGTGAAATGAAGGAAGAAAACCGCCGTATTATGCCCGATGCGCCCAGACGGCCCCAAACCGGGGCTCGCACGCGCGCGGCACCTGGCGGGCTCAGCCGTGGTCGTGGCCGGCAGGCGCGGTGGCCTCGCCCTGCTCCAGCCGGTCGAGGAAATCGACCGCCCGGCGCAAGTGCGGGATGACGATGCTGCCGCCCACGACCAGGCCCACCGAGAATGTCTCGAACAGTTCCTCGCGGCTCGCACCGGCGTCCTTGCACTGGGCGACGTGGTAGCTGATGCAGTCGTCGCAGCGCAGGACCAGCGAGGCCACCAGCCCCAGCAATTCCTTGGTCTTCACGTCGAGCGCGCCGGCCTGGTAGGTCTGGGTATCGAGCGCGAAGAAGCGCCGCACCACCTGGTTGGGCTCGGCGAGGATGCGCTCGTTCATGCGCTTGCGGAACGCGGTGAACTCGGCGAGCCGGTCGCCCTCGCCTTCGGTCTGGGCGCTGCTCACGAAGCCGCGCCCTCGACCAGCGGCAAAAAGCCGCCCTGGCGGTGCAACGCCATCATGTCGTCGTAGCCGCCGACGTGGGTCTGGCCGACGAAGATCTGCGGCACGCTGGTGCGGCGCGCACGTTCGACCATGCGCTGGCGCTCGTCGGCATCCAGGTCCACGCGCACCTCGCGCCACGACAGGCCCTGGCTCTTGAGGAAGTTCTTCGCGGCCGCGCAGTAGCCGCAGATCGCGCTGGTGTACATGACGATCTCCGGCGCCGCCGGGTCGGTGGATGGGCTGGTCAAGATCGGTCTCC
This genomic window contains:
- a CDS encoding isocitrate dehydrogenase (catalyzes the formation of 2-oxoglutarate from isocitrate), yielding MTHTITVIRGDGIGPEIMDATLHVLDAMQLGLKYEDADAGLMALDKHGELLPAATLESIRRNAVALKSPLTTPVGGGFSSINVELRRQFDLYANVRPATSFPNTRSRFASGVDLITIRENTEGSYISEGQEVSADGETAVSITRITRKGSERIVRYAFDLARKTGRKKVTIVHKANILKSTSGLFLKVAREVAADYPEIEANEMIVDNTCMQLVMRPEQFDIIVTTNLFGDIISDLCAGLVGGLGLAPGANIGKDAAIFEAVHGSAPDIAGKGVANPCALLLAAAQMLDHLALPEQAQRLRGAIVATLDAKDGVTPDLGGTGTTMGFAQAIASRL
- a CDS encoding alkylhydroperoxidase; translation: MSSAQTEGEGDRLAEFTAFRKRMNERILAEPNQVVRRFFALDTQTYQAGALDVKTKELLGLVASLVLRCDDCISYHVAQCKDAGASREELFETFSVGLVVGGSIVIPHLRRAVDFLDRLEQGEATAPAGHDHG
- a CDS encoding glutaredoxin 3; the encoded protein is MYTSAICGYCAAAKNFLKSQGLSWREVRVDLDADERQRMVERARRTSVPQIFVGQTHVGGYDDMMALHRQGGFLPLVEGAAS